In one window of Corynebacterium incognita DNA:
- a CDS encoding hydrogen peroxide-inducible genes activator — protein sequence MSNKDYRPTLAQLRTFVTIAEHKHFGTAANKLQISQPSLSQALVALEQGLNIQLIERSTRRVIVTAAGEQLLPYAKATLDAADSFLNQSRGASGPLSGQLAIGIIPTVAPYILPEFLTLVNETYPDLEPLIVEEQTHHLIQQLRDGRLDLAIIALPSEAPGLVERPLYKERFSVVVHSDHPLANRNNVKLKDLEDLDLLLLDDGHCLRDQIIDLCRAAQVNPSKSTNSVTRAASLTTIVQLVAAGLGSTLVPESAISLGCGRPNLAVSHFAKSVTAEREIGIVFRSSASRSEAFEKLGDLVTQAFNTAIAANKAHDVVAE from the coding sequence ATGAGCAATAAAGACTACCGGCCAACTCTCGCCCAGCTGCGCACCTTCGTCACGATTGCGGAGCACAAACATTTTGGCACCGCAGCCAACAAGCTGCAGATATCCCAGCCATCACTGTCGCAGGCTCTCGTCGCCTTAGAACAAGGTCTTAATATTCAACTCATCGAGCGCTCCACCCGTCGCGTCATTGTGACAGCTGCGGGTGAGCAGCTCCTCCCCTACGCCAAAGCGACACTCGACGCCGCGGATTCTTTCCTCAATCAGTCCCGCGGCGCCAGCGGCCCACTCAGCGGCCAGCTGGCCATCGGCATTATCCCCACGGTCGCCCCGTACATCCTCCCTGAGTTCCTCACTTTGGTGAACGAGACCTACCCCGACCTCGAGCCACTGATCGTGGAGGAGCAAACGCACCACCTTATCCAGCAGCTTCGGGACGGCCGCTTGGACCTTGCCATCATCGCTTTGCCCTCCGAAGCGCCTGGGCTCGTGGAAAGGCCACTGTACAAGGAGCGTTTCTCCGTCGTGGTGCATTCCGACCACCCTTTGGCCAATCGCAACAATGTGAAGCTCAAGGACCTCGAGGATCTGGACCTGCTGTTGCTCGACGACGGCCACTGCCTCCGCGACCAAATCATCGACCTGTGCCGAGCGGCACAAGTTAATCCTTCGAAGTCCACAAACTCCGTGACGCGCGCCGCTTCTCTCACCACAATCGTGCAATTAGTGGCCGCCGGGCTCGGCTCCACGCTCGTGCCCGAGTCCGCGATCAGTCTCGGCTGCGGCCGCCCGAACCTTGCGGTGTCCCACTTCGCCAAGAGCGTGACCGCCGAACGCGAAATCGGTATCGTATTCCGTTCCTCGGCCTCGCGCTCCGAGGCTTTTGAAAAGCTCGGTGACCTCGTCACCCAGGCCTTCAACACCGCCATCGCAGCGAACAAGGCACACGACGTCGTCGCTGAGTAG
- a CDS encoding peroxiredoxin produces MPILTVGEQFPEFELTALKGGDLHEVNANQPEDYFEQVSLDKYQGKWKVVFFYPKDFTFVCPTEIAAFGKLDEEFQDRDTQILGGSTDNEFAHFNWRATHPELKGVPFPMFADVKHELIRALGVENNDGVADRATFIVDPDGVIQFVSVTPDAVGRNVDEVLRVLDALQSEEVCACNWEKNDPTKNINKMDVVQESLK; encoded by the coding sequence ATGCCTATTTTGACCGTTGGTGAGCAGTTTCCAGAGTTCGAACTGACCGCACTCAAGGGTGGCGACCTCCACGAGGTGAACGCCAACCAGCCAGAGGACTACTTTGAGCAGGTTTCCCTGGACAAGTACCAGGGTAAGTGGAAGGTCGTCTTCTTCTACCCGAAGGACTTCACCTTCGTCTGCCCGACCGAGATCGCTGCATTCGGCAAGCTGGATGAGGAATTCCAGGATCGCGACACCCAGATCCTGGGCGGCTCCACCGACAACGAGTTTGCACACTTCAACTGGCGTGCTACTCACCCGGAGCTCAAGGGTGTTCCGTTCCCGATGTTTGCTGATGTTAAGCACGAGCTGATTCGTGCTCTGGGTGTCGAGAACAACGACGGCGTTGCTGACCGTGCCACCTTCATCGTTGACCCAGATGGCGTCATTCAGTTCGTGTCTGTGACCCCGGATGCTGTGGGCCGCAACGTGGATGAGGTGCTGCGTGTCCTGGATGCTCTGCAGTCCGAAGAGGTTTGCGCTTGCAACTGGGAGAAGAACGACCCCACCAAGAACATCAACAAAATGGACGTCGTTCAGGAGTCCCTGAAGTAA
- a CDS encoding peptide MFS transporter has protein sequence MTRLPLAVPAVVSVEMWERFSFYGMQSILAYYLYGQLADGGIGLERGEATALVGSYGAFLYLCTFVGGWIGDHVLGPERTLLTGAGALMAGHLALSTSTGLGGAILGLIPIAVGSGFLKTAAITMLNAVLRGTGTPEGKVTGVFQVFYSGINIGGVLGPLLCGWLAARYGFHAGFVAAAVLMGLGLCGYLALRSRMLSALPNTVLAELNPRLYGDQPPQVTLPKIMAVCLMTIGVIAVGLLLYTRILSPGALANGMLTATVLTTIGLFATMLTSTHVSAAERRRVVLFVPLFIASTLYWFLFGQVSGVLAVYSDLRLDRIVGGFEIPPSWTQSLNSFWVLILVGPFAALLNRLGDKAPRVTTLMPLGLIIAGLTPLPLLFYVGQAEASTPFVIFALAILLLTTGEMLIGPTGMASTGEYAPAAFRTRFSALFFLSIAVGSSLAGAVSPLYNPESATAESWYLGVVAAVPIVVGMTLWALGRRGYVHPSSSM, from the coding sequence GTGACACGGCTTCCGTTAGCGGTTCCCGCAGTTGTCTCCGTCGAAATGTGGGAACGCTTTAGCTTCTACGGAATGCAGTCAATCCTGGCCTACTACCTCTATGGACAGCTGGCCGATGGTGGCATTGGCCTTGAGCGTGGCGAGGCCACGGCCCTGGTCGGCAGCTACGGCGCGTTCCTCTACTTATGCACCTTCGTCGGCGGCTGGATAGGCGACCACGTCCTAGGCCCGGAGCGGACCTTGCTCACCGGCGCGGGCGCATTGATGGCAGGGCACCTTGCGTTGTCCACCAGCACAGGGCTGGGTGGAGCCATACTCGGCCTCATACCCATTGCGGTCGGGTCCGGCTTTCTAAAAACCGCGGCCATCACAATGCTCAATGCGGTACTCCGCGGCACCGGCACACCGGAGGGGAAAGTCACCGGCGTATTCCAGGTGTTTTATTCCGGCATCAATATAGGCGGAGTACTCGGCCCATTGCTCTGCGGGTGGTTAGCTGCTCGCTATGGCTTCCACGCCGGATTCGTGGCTGCTGCTGTCCTGATGGGGCTGGGGCTGTGCGGCTACCTTGCTTTGCGCAGCCGCATGTTGTCTGCTCTCCCCAACACCGTCCTGGCCGAGCTTAATCCGCGGCTCTACGGGGATCAGCCGCCACAAGTTACCTTGCCCAAAATCATGGCGGTGTGTCTTATGACCATCGGCGTCATCGCTGTGGGCCTCTTGCTGTATACCCGGATTCTGTCGCCCGGCGCGCTAGCGAACGGCATGCTCACCGCAACGGTCTTGACGACCATCGGCCTATTCGCCACCATGCTGACGTCGACACACGTAAGCGCAGCTGAACGTCGCCGCGTGGTCTTGTTCGTCCCGTTGTTTATCGCTTCCACGCTGTATTGGTTCCTGTTTGGTCAGGTCTCGGGCGTGCTTGCGGTTTATTCCGACCTCCGACTGGATCGTATTGTGGGCGGTTTTGAGATCCCACCTTCATGGACACAGTCTTTGAATTCTTTTTGGGTTTTGATCCTCGTCGGCCCATTCGCAGCGTTACTCAATAGGCTGGGCGACAAAGCCCCGCGGGTGACGACGCTGATGCCTCTTGGTCTTATCATCGCCGGGCTCACTCCCCTTCCACTGTTGTTTTACGTCGGACAGGCCGAGGCGAGCACCCCTTTCGTCATCTTTGCCTTGGCTATCTTGCTGCTGACCACTGGAGAGATGCTCATTGGCCCAACTGGCATGGCTTCGACCGGGGAGTACGCCCCAGCTGCCTTCCGCACTCGATTCTCAGCGCTATTTTTCTTGTCCATCGCCGTCGGCTCGTCCCTTGCCGGAGCAGTGTCTCCGTTGTACAACCCGGAGTCTGCCACCGCGGAGAGTTGGTACCTAGGCGTAGTCGCTGCCGTGCCGATAGTGGTCGGCATGACGTTGTGGGCCCTCGGCAGGCGCGGCTACGTCCACCCCAGCTCCTCCATGTAA
- a CDS encoding DUF4192 domain-containing protein, translating to MTHLHTDHWNDDHPKSLNHQSVPLSDNAMHTLTTPGQLIANIPGTLGFFPTESLVLIGASAEHCDDCDGDDAVVLAEHGPILRVDIGDLRGYTEAQRILSTLHCTVVFAVIISKAPQRVIDELAEVLYQSGAPGSVCGAHSLVIDACWHVPDIAEGELYEQWFGPRVANHGQLHDGWWSAVGRVPALETTPSFEALKEAGSIPASSREAYINQFRDSNRFLGEEECARLHEQAMRIGADLGNEGFLAIVSPEGTEKYDLHDIVCDSALVCAEIAQEHAAALAGDFMDRASVVDALLADEELLFTIGMWLAHVRSRDVALAQFLAAPDAAALIMEAVVATFKGDIRANALVILGVCSTLAGHPNRFNAALNLATNAYPHHTLSRWVMEYYQIAGFDSVARLLKRGSEDSLTTYMEELGWT from the coding sequence ATGACACACTTACACACTGACCACTGGAACGACGACCACCCAAAATCCCTCAACCACCAATCCGTGCCCCTCTCTGACAATGCGATGCACACGCTGACCACGCCCGGGCAACTCATCGCCAACATCCCGGGCACGCTTGGCTTCTTCCCCACAGAATCCCTGGTTCTCATCGGGGCATCTGCAGAGCATTGCGATGATTGCGACGGTGACGACGCCGTCGTTCTCGCTGAGCATGGCCCTATCCTGCGCGTCGACATAGGCGACTTGCGCGGTTACACTGAGGCGCAGCGCATCTTGTCCACGCTTCACTGCACTGTAGTTTTTGCAGTCATCATTTCTAAGGCGCCACAGCGTGTTATTGATGAACTCGCGGAGGTTCTCTACCAGTCTGGCGCTCCGGGAAGTGTCTGCGGCGCTCACTCGTTGGTTATCGATGCGTGCTGGCACGTTCCCGACATTGCGGAGGGGGAACTCTACGAGCAGTGGTTCGGGCCCCGGGTGGCTAATCACGGACAGCTACATGATGGGTGGTGGTCCGCGGTGGGACGCGTGCCCGCGCTGGAAACGACCCCGAGTTTCGAGGCGCTTAAGGAAGCGGGCTCTATTCCTGCGAGCTCCCGCGAGGCATACATCAATCAATTCCGGGACAGCAATCGTTTCCTCGGCGAAGAGGAATGCGCCCGCCTTCACGAACAGGCGATGCGAATTGGCGCTGACCTGGGCAACGAGGGCTTCCTGGCGATCGTCAGCCCGGAGGGGACTGAGAAGTATGATTTGCACGACATCGTCTGTGACTCTGCGCTGGTGTGCGCGGAGATTGCGCAAGAGCATGCTGCTGCCCTCGCCGGCGACTTCATGGACCGTGCCAGTGTAGTGGACGCACTGCTGGCTGACGAGGAGCTGTTGTTCACGATCGGCATGTGGCTTGCGCACGTACGCTCACGCGACGTCGCCCTTGCCCAGTTCCTCGCCGCGCCGGATGCCGCTGCGCTTATTATGGAAGCAGTCGTGGCGACTTTCAAGGGCGACATCCGCGCCAACGCGCTGGTGATTTTGGGTGTGTGCAGCACCCTCGCTGGACACCCCAATCGCTTCAACGCGGCGCTCAATCTCGCCACGAACGCGTACCCTCACCACACTTTGTCGCGTTGGGTTATGGAGTACTACCAGATTGCCGGCTTTGATTCAGTGGCGAGACTACTCAAACGGGGAAGCGAGGATTCCCTCACCACTTACATGGAGGAGCTGGGGTGGACGTAG
- a CDS encoding DEAD/DEAH box helicase encodes MKLSELIPDLNEVPEALVDEAIWDSFISWTTHRGISLYPAQEEASLGILAGDNVILATPTGSGKSMVANAAHFIALARGQRSFYTAPIKALVSEKFFALCDIFGPENVGMMTGDATVNGGAPIIAATAEIVANIALRDGAEANIDQVVMDEFHYYSEPDRGWAWQVPLLELPKAQFLLMSATLGDTQWLEEDLSARTGRDTNLVAGSTRPVPLSFSYVFTPVHETIEELLSDGKAPIYVVHFSQREATERAQALTSLNFLSKEDKARIAEEIGSFRFTTTFGKVLSTLLRQGIGIHHAGMLPKYRRLVEKLSQTGLLKVICGTDTLGVGINVPIRTVLMTGLAKFDGTKQRIVKSREFHQIAGRAGRAGYDTEGTVVVQAPEHEIENVKLRRKAGDDPKKLKKIRKKAPRDGQVSWSENTFNRLTDAEPEQLTSQFRVSNSMLINVLSRHGDTYEHMKHLLRTNHDSRAQQNQHILTALDLFRGLVNAGIVQKSTKGLDIYGRPYHLVRELQRDFALNQPLSPFALACLELLDKESPTYTLDVISVFEAILDDPRQVLIAQQKQARGEEIAALKADGVDYTERMAIVEDVTWPMPLQELLEDAYETFAQGSPWVKEFDISPKSVVRDMIEHAMTFSDLIATYGLARSEGVVLRYLTDAWRTLAHSVPTEYLTEELSDVVAWLGEMVRQVDSSLVDEWAQMAGEDSPVSEDVVKRELAFGVEDPNALTANRRAFTIMVRNLFFRIVDLFALEKEDTLEEMFSYLDEQPDWGAHLDDYFEDYDDIDAGPDARGPEYFRLLDTTGRTWQVRQIIKDPDGDNAYQVVGTVDLDASDEVGEVRLKVLTIEGA; translated from the coding sequence GTGAAACTTTCCGAGCTGATCCCCGACCTGAACGAAGTTCCAGAAGCGCTCGTTGATGAAGCGATCTGGGACTCGTTTATTTCCTGGACCACCCATCGTGGCATCTCGTTGTACCCCGCGCAGGAGGAGGCCAGCCTAGGCATCCTCGCGGGCGACAACGTCATCCTCGCTACCCCAACCGGTTCTGGTAAGTCCATGGTGGCCAACGCGGCGCATTTCATCGCGTTGGCCCGCGGCCAGCGCAGTTTCTATACCGCGCCTATCAAGGCGCTGGTCTCGGAGAAGTTCTTCGCGCTCTGCGACATCTTTGGCCCAGAAAACGTCGGCATGATGACGGGCGATGCGACCGTCAACGGCGGCGCGCCAATCATCGCCGCCACCGCGGAGATCGTGGCCAATATCGCGCTACGCGACGGCGCGGAGGCCAACATCGACCAGGTCGTCATGGACGAGTTCCACTACTACTCCGAGCCCGACCGTGGCTGGGCGTGGCAGGTACCCCTTCTGGAGCTTCCTAAAGCGCAGTTCCTGCTCATGTCCGCCACCTTGGGTGATACGCAGTGGCTGGAAGAAGACCTCTCCGCCCGCACCGGCCGCGACACGAACTTAGTGGCTGGCAGCACCCGCCCAGTGCCGCTAAGTTTTTCCTACGTTTTTACCCCGGTGCACGAAACCATCGAGGAGCTACTCTCGGATGGCAAGGCTCCCATCTACGTGGTGCATTTCTCCCAACGTGAGGCCACCGAACGCGCCCAGGCGCTGACTTCATTGAACTTCCTGAGCAAGGAGGACAAGGCCCGCATCGCCGAGGAAATCGGTTCCTTCCGCTTCACCACCACCTTCGGCAAAGTTCTCTCCACACTCCTGCGCCAGGGCATCGGCATCCACCACGCGGGTATGCTGCCGAAGTACCGCCGCCTCGTCGAAAAGCTCTCCCAAACCGGATTGCTCAAGGTCATCTGCGGCACCGATACCCTGGGCGTGGGCATCAACGTTCCCATCCGCACCGTATTGATGACGGGTTTGGCCAAGTTTGACGGCACGAAACAACGCATCGTTAAATCACGTGAGTTCCACCAGATTGCCGGACGCGCGGGGCGTGCTGGTTACGACACGGAGGGCACCGTCGTGGTTCAAGCGCCGGAGCACGAGATCGAAAACGTCAAGCTCCGCCGCAAGGCCGGCGACGATCCGAAAAAGCTAAAGAAAATCCGCAAGAAGGCCCCACGCGATGGCCAGGTGTCGTGGTCCGAAAATACCTTTAATCGGCTGACTGACGCCGAGCCGGAGCAGCTCACGAGCCAGTTCCGGGTGTCCAATTCCATGCTCATCAACGTGCTATCTCGCCACGGCGACACCTATGAGCACATGAAGCACCTGCTGCGCACCAACCACGATTCGCGCGCACAACAAAACCAGCACATCCTCACCGCGCTTGATCTGTTCCGCGGCCTCGTCAACGCCGGCATCGTGCAGAAATCTACCAAGGGCTTGGACATCTACGGTCGCCCCTATCACCTCGTGCGCGAGTTGCAGCGTGACTTTGCGCTCAACCAGCCGCTATCACCCTTCGCGCTCGCGTGCCTCGAACTCTTGGACAAGGAATCGCCGACCTATACCTTGGACGTCATCAGCGTCTTCGAAGCCATCCTCGACGATCCGCGGCAGGTGCTCATCGCTCAGCAGAAACAGGCCCGGGGCGAAGAAATCGCCGCTCTCAAGGCCGACGGCGTGGACTATACCGAGCGCATGGCGATCGTCGAGGATGTCACGTGGCCGATGCCGCTGCAGGAGCTGCTGGAGGACGCCTACGAGACCTTCGCTCAGGGCAGCCCGTGGGTCAAGGAATTCGACATCTCGCCGAAGTCCGTCGTACGCGACATGATCGAACACGCGATGACGTTTAGCGATCTCATCGCCACCTACGGCCTCGCGCGCTCCGAGGGCGTCGTTCTGCGTTACCTCACCGATGCGTGGCGCACCCTTGCACATTCGGTACCCACGGAGTACCTGACGGAGGAGCTTTCCGACGTCGTCGCCTGGCTCGGTGAGATGGTGCGCCAGGTGGACTCCTCTCTGGTCGACGAGTGGGCTCAGATGGCGGGCGAAGACTCCCCGGTGTCCGAAGACGTCGTCAAGCGCGAACTTGCCTTTGGCGTGGAGGACCCGAACGCGCTCACCGCCAACCGCCGTGCGTTCACAATCATGGTGCGCAACCTCTTCTTCCGCATCGTGGATCTCTTCGCCCTCGAGAAGGAAGACACCCTGGAGGAGATGTTCTCTTACCTCGACGAACAGCCCGATTGGGGCGCACACCTTGACGATTATTTCGAGGACTACGACGACATCGACGCCGGCCCCGATGCCCGCGGCCCCGAGTATTTCCGGCTGCTGGACACCACCGGGCGTACGTGGCAGGTCCGCCAAATCATCAAGGATCCCGACGGCGATAACGCCTACCAAGTCGTAGGAACCGTCGACCTCGACGCTTCGGATGAGGTCGGTGAGGTGCGCCTGAAAGTCCTCACGATCGAGGGGGCATAG
- a CDS encoding PAC2 family protein produces MNDAQRRMYELEYPSPAIRDDYAKEQDTTMVVALKGYADAGLAVESSADHLQAALENHPLASFNNDELIDYRSRRPAVTLDGAAPVEIEELELSIKVLRDLRGKPFLLLSGPEPDLRWEAFTTAVADLVDKYDVDNVIFLYAAPMPVPHTRPLIVTAHGISHELVSRMIKMDAKMMVPGSATMFIEKELTKRGRNVAGYTAHVPHYLAASAYPKATLNLLDAVAQSADLQLPLQALEYDVANVDAQLEQQLSDSDEVATVVHGLERQFDDAWDRYRLEHPQAIMPGEEHAPTGDELSAEFEKFLASLEENPGTPGTETGGNGPDIA; encoded by the coding sequence ATGAACGACGCGCAGCGCCGCATGTACGAGTTGGAGTACCCATCCCCTGCCATTCGGGATGACTACGCCAAGGAACAAGACACCACCATGGTGGTTGCACTCAAGGGTTACGCTGATGCTGGCCTAGCCGTCGAGTCGAGCGCCGACCACCTACAGGCGGCCTTGGAAAACCACCCTTTAGCCTCCTTCAACAACGATGAGCTGATCGATTACCGCTCGCGGCGCCCGGCCGTCACTCTAGATGGGGCTGCCCCGGTGGAGATTGAAGAATTAGAGCTCTCGATTAAGGTCTTACGCGATCTTCGCGGTAAACCTTTTCTCCTCTTGTCGGGCCCTGAGCCTGACCTGCGCTGGGAGGCGTTTACCACTGCCGTCGCGGACTTGGTGGACAAGTACGACGTAGACAACGTTATCTTCCTTTACGCCGCGCCCATGCCCGTGCCGCACACTCGCCCGTTGATTGTGACAGCGCACGGTATTTCCCACGAGCTGGTAAGCCGAATGATCAAGATGGACGCTAAAATGATGGTGCCCGGAAGCGCCACGATGTTTATCGAAAAGGAGCTGACGAAGCGCGGGCGCAACGTGGCGGGATATACTGCCCACGTCCCGCACTACCTTGCCGCCTCCGCGTACCCGAAAGCTACGTTAAACTTGCTGGATGCGGTCGCGCAGTCGGCAGATCTGCAACTTCCGCTGCAGGCGCTGGAGTACGACGTGGCTAACGTGGATGCACAGCTGGAGCAGCAACTGTCCGACTCGGACGAGGTCGCCACTGTTGTGCACGGCCTAGAGCGCCAGTTCGATGACGCATGGGATCGCTACCGTCTTGAGCACCCGCAGGCGATCATGCCCGGCGAGGAGCATGCCCCGACTGGCGATGAGCTCAGCGCGGAGTTTGAGAAATTCCTCGCCTCTCTCGAGGAAAACCCCGGCACTCCGGGGACAGAAACGGGCGGTAACGGACCGGATATCGCCTAA
- a CDS encoding carboxymuconolactone decarboxylase family protein encodes MSIDNLKSALPEYAKDQKLNLGTLTRSTELNEEQLWGTLLASAAATRNDKVLAEIAEEAKEHLSEEAIEAAYGAATVMAMNNVAYRAKGWLGDDYAQVKFGLRMNIISKPGVEKVNFELWSAAVSAINGCEHCLVAHAKTVQEEGITKEQVWEVVKIAGVVQAVAQAVQVEAAR; translated from the coding sequence ATGTCTATTGATAACTTGAAGAGTGCCCTGCCGGAGTACGCCAAGGATCAGAAGCTGAACCTGGGCACCCTGACCCGTTCCACCGAGCTCAACGAAGAGCAGCTGTGGGGCACCCTGCTGGCTTCCGCCGCGGCGACCCGCAATGACAAGGTCCTGGCTGAAATCGCTGAAGAAGCCAAGGAGCACCTGTCCGAGGAGGCCATCGAGGCAGCTTACGGCGCCGCCACCGTCATGGCCATGAACAACGTTGCCTACCGTGCCAAGGGGTGGCTGGGCGATGACTACGCGCAGGTCAAGTTCGGCCTTCGCATGAACATCATCTCCAAGCCGGGCGTGGAGAAGGTCAACTTCGAGCTGTGGTCTGCTGCCGTCTCCGCAATCAACGGCTGCGAGCACTGCCTGGTGGCTCACGCTAAGACTGTCCAGGAAGAAGGCATCACCAAGGAGCAGGTCTGGGAGGTCGTCAAGATTGCCGGCGTCGTCCAGGCCGTCGCGCAGGCCGTACAGGTGGAGGCTGCCCGCTAA